GCCCCTAGTCTTTTTTGGGTGAAGGCTTTCACTAGGGAAGTATGTCCAGACTGTTTCTCATCTGTTTCATGCTTCCTGcctccttatttttttccctgctctttatttttaataatcacCTTGGAAAACCTGAGCTGGCCACCTAAGGAGCATGTTCCATGCTTGCTTTTTTCTGACAAAATCTCATCATCCACCTTAACTTATATTGTCTGCCTATGGGCACTAATGagatcattaaaatattaaaagtattcTCTCAAGGAGAATCGCAGCCTTTGATCAGGAAGAGCCATCTCTTCTTCCAACGCTGATGAGTTTTGGAGGGAGGGAGCCCAATAAGATCCCCAAAGAGCCTTAAGACTCAAGCatactttttgttttcctcctccaAGTTAAAATTGAAGAGCCAATTTCCATGGAGATGGATAATCACATGTCAGACAAGGATGATAATTGCTATGACAATGCTGAAGCAGCCTTCAGTGATGATGAGGAAGACCTCAACAGCAAAGGTGAGGTTAGCGGTGTTTGCTCTTCTTCATCCAGGTTCTCAGTGCTCAGAGGGTCAGTTCATACTATTGCTTGAGAGCCCACGTGCCACGCAGAGTGCTGGGCCCTATGGAGAGATACAGCAGAAAGTCAGGAAGTTTAGAGTTCAGAACTCTTCATGAGTGTTCAGTTACATTTTCAGCATCTCCTATGGACTGTGTGCTGaggacacagagacaaaaagaataaCATCCTGACCTCAAGTGGTTTACATTCTGTTTGAAGGAAATTACATATCCATTGAAAatgaagtataaaaaataaacccaGTAAATTCTGGGAGTAGGGGGGATGGAACGTTAAGACTGGCATCTTGAAGGGGGTTGATGGGAGCTTTAAAGGAACCTAGGGATTCTATCAGGTGAAAGGATGGTCTACCTTCCAGGGCAGACACCTAGATGGAAAGTAGTTTGGGGGGAGCAGCAAGAAGGCAATTTGGCTGGAACGTGACATGTAGGGAGACGGATATGCAGTGAGACCAGAAGGTGGGCTAGGGGTTAAAAGCCAAACTAGAGGTTAGAGGGAGCCACCAGTATTTCTTGAGCAGGAAAGTGACCTGGTCAGACTTGTTTTGGGAGCTGTATATGGGAAATGCTCTGAAGAGGGGTGACAGGAGGAAGGGAGATTATTTACAAACATTCAGAAAATTGCAAAGGAATTTCAAGGTTTTAAACGGTGAAGGAAGTAATGGTTGGGATAGAAGTCAGAAGGCGGTTTCTCTGGGATTTCCCTTCCCCTTTGTGCTTTCTGCTGCTTGGGTTCTCAAAGGATAGGACCTGCCTTTTTCCCCCCACCAGGCAAGAAGAGGGAATTTCGATTCCACCCCATCAAAGAGACAGTAGTGGAGGAGCCAATTGACATCACCCCTTACCTGGATCAGTTGGATGAGTCTCTGAAGGACAAAGTTCTCCTCCTGCAGAAGGGGAGGTAGGTGACTCTCAGAGCCTACCCAAACAACTCAGAGGATGGGCTTTCAGCCCCAAGGTGTGTATAGTGGGGTGGAGAAGTCCTGTTGGAGTATCGTCCGCAGTCTGGTAACAGACAGTATTGGGGATTTAAGGACCTCAGAGATGGAATCCTTTATGATTGATGCTGGATTGATGGGGGCCATGGAGCCTGGCTCTCCTTCACTCTTGGTCCTCTGCTCCCCAGCTTCTAGAGAGAAagtttgtgtgtctgtgtatgtagtCTCTGTGTGTCCCTTCCCTCTCTCaagtctctatttttcttcttatttctttactaCAGTGACACAGAGGCTCAATGTGAAGTCATGCAGGAAATTGTGGACCAAGTCCTGGAAGTAAGTAGTTAGGGCCCTCCCAGGGTGAGTGCGCCCCCCTCGGCCGAGCAGGCCTCCCAGAGCCCATTCTCTAGACCCGGCCTGTCTTTGGCCTCCTTCTGCAGGGACAGAAGTTCCGTGTCCTGGTGTCTATCGTGACCCCTTCTTGGCTTGTTTCCCCCTCAGGAGGACTTTGATTCGGagcagctgtctgtgctggcctcctGCCTCCAAGAGCTCTTCAAGGCCCACTTCCGAGGAGAGGTGTTGCCTGAGGAGGTCACTGAAGAGTAAGTCAGCCTTGCTCCCCTGGGCAGATAGAGGCATTTGAACCATAGAACCTCCTACCAGAAAGGTGTTTTGTATCTAATTTATTACTGCTATTCAGGTTAATAATATCACTGTGTATTtgtaattattaagtgcctactttatgCTCAGCATGATATTGACAAAGAGGCACCACAATCTCATCTCAGTATTCCTGGCCCTGATGTTTTGCTGGGTGAAACCGGCCCAGCCTAGAAAGAGAGTTCCTTGAGCCCGACTTCATTTTCACCTTTGACTCCCACCCTGAGAaagctgccatcttggctttgatGGGCTGCAGAGGTCTCTTTCATGAGTATGTCTTGATAGGGGGtgcttttccctcctcttccctcctcttccttccttctaccaGGAGACTGTGGATCCTGAGGAATGAGAttctaggaggaaaaaaagggaagaaattctGCTAAAATTTTTCTCACAATCTGCCATTGCTAGCTCAGGGGAGGGGCAAATTCTAATCTCCTTTACTCCCCCACACATTCTCTAACCCTTAATCCCACCATTCTAGGTCTCTGGAAGAATCAGTGGGGAAACCCCTATACCTAATATTTAGGTAAGTTTCCAGTTCTAGGAGGACCCCGCCGTCTGCTGTCTCCCTAGTTCTCTCATCCCACCCCAGCACTTCTTGGCCAGGTGGGCTCTTGCCTTACTGCTGGAGTGATGCGATCCTCATGGGGAGGGAGCAAGGAATGGGACAGAAGGGATTTCAGGAGATCTTTCATTAAGGCTTCTGTAGCCCCgacctccttcccccttcccatcaGGAACTTGTGTCAGATGCAAGAGGACAACAGCAGCTTCTCTCTGCTCCTGGATCTCTTGTCTGAGCTCTATCAGAAACAACCCAAGATTGGCTACCACCTGCTCTACTACCTGCGGGCCAGGTGAGGGTGGGAGGGGAGGTAAAGGAATACCAGCAAAAGCTTCACCCACTTCCCCCGGTGCAGATCCCCTGTTCAGCTTTCCTTTCTGTCTGGCCCTAGAATGGGGGGGGAGAAGACCAGAGAGCTTTCCCCTGTCTTTGACCCCAGCCAGTGGCCAGTTTGCATGATGGTGGTCCTGGCTCAGGCACCAACCACAGGAAGACACAGGGGCGGGGACTCCCTTCCTGTCCTTGGCAGCTCCCAGGCATCTGACAGAGATAAAGGTTCACCAGCTCAGATCAAGGGCATCGACtcagagaggactggaggcaGGGCTATTGTGGAATGAGTTTTCTGGATCAGGAATGGCGGAGGCTCCGGGGTGGGactttggccagggtcacatggctTAATCCTTGGGGGTTTTACAGCAAAGCAGCCGCAGGGAAGATGAACCTCTATGAGTCGTTTGCCCAGGCCACGCAATTGGGGGATCTTCACACCTGTCTGATGATGGACATGAAGGCCTGTCAGGAAGATGATGTCAGGCTGCTGTGCCACCTCACTCCTTCCATCTACACAGAGGTACCACCCGTCCGCTCCCGTGGCCCAGAACCTCCAGGCTTGGGCCCCCTGGCTTTCCTCTGGTTTCTTGTCCCTCTCCTCTCCTGGGGGTCACATGCAGACCCATCATCCTCCCCTCCATCCTCTGAGAGTTGGGTCACAAAGGTCCCCATCCTCAGCCTCCACCACGGCATCTGTGCTGCCGTGAGCATCCTGGGTCTTGTCCCTGGatcccctccccctgcccttcTTCTAGCCCCAAGAGTGGAGGGCTACCGCTCCCTGCGTTAGGGGCCTTGCATGCTTCCATTGGCTCAGTGCCCCCAGCAGACTAGGAAGCCTTTGGGCTCATACAAAGTTTTGGGGAACTAGGATATGGGAGAAAGTATTGGTTCTTGGTGGAAGTTCCCTGGAACAGGCAAAAGGGCATAGAGTGTGGGCACAACAAGGGGAATAAGGGCCTAGCCGAGAGTGAGAGGGACCCTTCCAGATTCCCTGTAGAAGACTTAGCACTGCAGAGGAGGCCTTGCCCACCTTGTTCCAACCTGCTGCCCCGCCTTCTCTGGTCTGCAGATGAGGTGCAAAAGGGATCAAAATGTGATTTCCCTCTGCCCTGGCCCTCTTTGGTTCTTTCTGGAAGAGAGATgcacctcttcctcttccctctggaCTAGCCAGAAAACCCTGCTGTGGTATTCTTTCTCTTGCCCTCTCCCCAGCTTCGGGTCTCACTCACCTGacctttctccttcctcagaGAAGGAGATTCCATCATTGGGAATATTTGTACCAGaatgaggaaggggagagggaacctctctggacctctgactgactcttttcttttcccagttcCCAGATGAAACCTTGAGAAGCGGAGAGCTCCTCAACATGATCGTGGCTGTGATTGACTCAGCCCAAGTAAGTGACTTTCTGGGGGTTCAAATGCTAGGCTTCTCTTTAAAACACATGCAGACAGACACACACCCCTGTACATAGGGAAGCACCACTTTGCCCCTCCCCTTTGGGAGTGCTGTGGGATGTTCTGGGGCCTTTCTGTAGAGAGGATACCAAGAACAAAGCACTAGGAAGTAAAGTCTCAGCAGCCCCTCTCTTTTCAGCATCATCTGACACCTGGGACCCCTCTTCCTGATTGAAGGGTTTTGGAACTATTTGGGGAGGTCTGCCTCTCTCAGTTGAGCTTGGGCTGGACAAAGTTGATTCTTGTTCTTTTTATCACATTCCATACCCTAAGGTCACAATGGTGTGTAGGGAGTTTGGACTCTGTCCCAGGCTTGTACTAATACTCCATCGATTAGCTAGTCCTTCATGAGGCATTCTTCCTTTTGTCCCCGACACCTCCTGACACCCAACACTGAACCACCCCTCTTGTCTACACTGGCTCAGGCACGAGCCCAAACTACCATAGATGGTTCTGAGAGTTGGGTTCCCTGAGGGTGACTTAGAGCTGTTTGTGGGCCGTGTGTCACAAGCAGTCTGTCCTCAGCATCTTCTGTAGGGAGCCACACGAGGCCTTAGAGAAGGGACTACATGTCACAGAGTgacccttcttccttctcccagcTGTGTACTGGTGATATAGTGATGTCATCCATCCAGTCCTTTCCAACAATTGCCCTGTTAGGACAGCAGAACTCAAAGAGAACAACAGGGCCTCAGCAGCAGTTCCTTTCTTCCCACCCCTGCCTTTTGCCAGTCTTCtaccaccccccaccccccagtgaGACTGATGCTAATGATGCCTCTTATCTTTCCTATCACCACCACCCCTTCCTACTCAGCTGCAGGAGTTGGTCTGCCATGTAATGATGGGGAACCTGGTCATGTTTCGAAAGGATTCTGTTCTCAACATCCTCAGTAAGTGACCACCTCCTGAGTCTTTCTGGAAGCAGAGAATTGGGGTTGGGCAAGATGGCAATTCCCATGGGCCTTTTGATATTAGGAAGGAGGTGGAGAGAAGCCAGGTAGGGCACTCGCTCTTGCCTTTGTCTTGTCACTGAGTCTGCTTCTACTCCATAAAATAGGAAGAATTTGGGAATTAAAACATGACTGTAAGCTTTGTCTCTCCAGTTAGTGGAATATAACCATAGAacaactctctctctccctttctctgtctttctgtctctgtttctctctctctctcttacacccATACGCGCACACACAATTTTCTACCTTGCTGCAGTCCAGAGCCTAGACTGGGAAACTTTTGAGCAGTATTGTGCCTGGCAGCTCTTCTTGGCTCATAACATCCCCTTGGAAACCATCATCCCTATTCTGCAGCACCTCAAATATAAGGGTGAGTACATAGACTAGAGCTTGAGAAGAGAGTGGGTGTGGAACAATCCAGACACATCCTGGGCTTAGAATACTGGATTACATTTCTAGGGGCTTGGATGAGGCTTCCCTTCCCTTAAGTCCCCCCATCATCTACAGTCATTTCCAAATACCCCTTCACTTTTCAAGTGACTCACTTTTCCTGAGGAATGGGCTGGCTAGAATGTGATGGAGGTGGGACCCAGTGAAGTAGTTACTAAAATATAGGCCAAAAATGCAAATTGATTTAATTGAAAAAGGAATGGGATAGaataggggttttttttttcttttccaagaacTTCCCTGTTTTTTCCAAGTTATAATTGTTGGACACACTTATTGGATGGatccctttcattctttctctcctttccctcctccaattCTTTTACCaatatctaaattttcttctgCAGAGCACCCCGAAGCCCTATCTTGTCTGTTGCTTCAGCTCCGGAGAGAGAAGTGAGATTCCTACCCTCCAaacttcattctttataatctctgGGATACCTGTCCAAGGAAAAAGggattgagaattttttttcatctatatctTGGGACTATATCTTGAGGATTAGTGTTGAAAGAGGGAGAGTGCCTATTCAGTTCTTTTGGCATGTTTACTTCCTCTGTCTGTTGGGGATgacttttttctccccctccccccagatggcttATAAACAGGCAAGCTCCCCCTGGGATTCCGGTTTCCTCTCCTCTCTCGTCCCCTGCCCAGCAGAGGCTGCCCTAGGAGGTGGAGACCGGACATCCCTGTTTCCTGCTACCACAGCAGTTCTAATCATTGGTGgcttcccctctctctgtctccttgtccTAGGGCTAATCCAAGGGGAAGAAGGGTCAGGATGAAGTGTCATTCTGCTTCCCTGCCTCCTgtgctccctctttccctcccaaatACCTGCACAGCTGCCCTTGCCCAGCATCTTCTTTGGGCAGGGAGTGGGGTAGGGGTCTTCTCAGAATGCTCCCCTCATACCATGGAGGCAGCCACTTCATCAgcatttccttccttctactttctctttcctccacGCGGAGAGTTCTGAAGGAAATGGCCTCAGGTGGAGAATTGGGGTCTCCCCTGTGCTCTCCCCTGTTCCTCAGTACAGCCCTGCACGGCTCTCCGGGGCCTGTCTCTGCCACCCTCAGGATTCCCGGGGCTCGTTTTGGGAAGGCTGGACTGAGCCCCAGACATCCTTCCCAAAGGGGATCCCAAGGAAGAGTCGGGGGCAGGACATGGGAAAGGGCGCTTCACCCATTAGAGCCAGGAGAGAGCATGGTCCGGTCTTCCCCCGTGGGTGACTTACCCTCAGCTTCCAGCTCTTACATCACGGCTTGGACTCGGGACTTCTGAGCTCTCTTGTGCCTGCGGTCTCCCCGAGGCTGCCTCTGTCTTATTGAGGGATTTGTCCAGTCTTCCAGCTGAGAGCCAGGAGGAGAGCCGGCTCCCGAGGGCCCTCTCCAGGGCTTACCCGCTGTATCactgatgggggaaagggagggggagcaGGTTTGGGGACGAGCTGGTGCTTCCTGAGATTGTCCTCTGACCCCCCTCCTTTTCTGGCCTCTGCTGCCTTCTTCAGGCCCAGTGAGGAGATGGTGAAGATGGTCCTGAGTCGGCCCTGCCACCCGGATGACCAGTTCACCACCAGCATTCTCAGGCACTGGTGCATCAAGCATGATGAGCTGCTTGCGGAGCACATCAAGTCCCTGCTGATCAAGAACAATAGCCTCCCCCGAAAGCGGCAGAGGTGGGGTGCTTGGAAGGACCACCCCCCCTTCTCAGAAGCCCCCCACCAAGACTCGGCTCCCTGTGACCTTCCAGTGCTCTGGCCTAGGCAGGCCCAGTGCCCAACACGGGCGGCCTCCACCCCTGGACCTCGGAGGCTTCTCCCCGCTGCCCAGTCCACTTAGTTAGGAAGCTTTGGAGGGCTCCTGCTTTAGCACCACCCCTCCTAGCCTGGGTGGTGGGGGACCTCTAGTGGTCTGAAGTCACATGGCACCAGAGCCTCCTACTTGGGGAATCTAGCTGCCCAgcactcccctcctcccccctccactAGTACCTCCTGTCCTGCTAGGCCTGGGGCTCTAATCCCCAAGGCTTGTCcctgatcaaaagggaaaataaaaatattgggcAGAGATTTTCCTAGGAGGGTCACGGCCCCAGCCCCCAGTCTGTCCCTGGGAGGGGCTGACTGTGTCTCATTGCTCCTAGCTTGAGAAGCTCCAGCAGCAAGCTGGCCCAGCTGACTCTAGAGCAGATCCTGGAGCATCTGGACAACCTCCGGCTCAACCTGACCAACACCAAACAGAACTGTAGGCCTCCCCGGGCTCATGCCCTCCTGCCAGGCTTCACCCCGGGGGCCCTCCCCagcctcccctctcctttcccctaacTTCCCCCACCTTTCCATTCCCCTcactcctctctcttccccattccCCTTTTCAGTTGGGTGTCAGGCCTTCACCTCATCTGGGACAGGGGAGAGTGAGAGCCTCGAGGGCAGGTTCTCCTCTGACTGAGGGGTCCTTCCTTTCCCTGCTGTCTGCCCCCTGCAGTTTTCAGCCAGACTCCGATCCTACAGGCTCTCCAGCATGTCCAGGCGAGCTGTGATGAGGCCCACAAGATGAAGTAAGTCTCCTTACTCTGGGGGgtagctgggggggggggcgatTCCAGCTAGCTGCAGGACAGCAGACTGGGGAAGGGGCCAGGGAAGGGGTTGGGGCAGTGAGTGAGAGCAGGGGCACCTGCAGACTGGCCATCCAGGCTGGGGCCTCCCAGACTCCTCCAGCCTGAGCCCCACATCCCCCTCCCAGGTTCAGTGACCTCTTCTCCTTGGCTGAGGAATATGAGGATTCTTCCACCAAGCCTCCCAAGAGCAGGAGAAAGGCCGCCCTGTCCAGCCCCCGCAGCCGAAAGAATGCCACACAGCCCCCCAATGCGGAGGAAGAGTCGGGCTCCAGCAGCGCTTCGGTGAGATGCTCGGGGTGGGGGCGGGCAAGCAAGGATGGGGCACGGGCTGCCAGGGCCACCTCACAGCCACCCTCCGTCCCCTTCGGCTTTGTTTTCCAGGAGGAAGAGGACACAAAACCCAAGCCTaccaagaggaaaaggaagggatcaTCCGCAGTGGGCTCGGACAGTGACTGAGACCTACCTACCCTTCCATCCCCCTGTCCCCCAGGACTTCTTAGGGCTgccctcccccttttccctacCGGAAAGTCAAAGGTTAATAGAAGCTTGTGGGGTCAGGTCTTAGCTGCCCTCTCCCCAATTTTCACATTGGGGGAAAAAGGGGGGAACGCTTTTTGATCTAGTTCAGCCCAAACAGCTGCTGCCCCTCGCTTTCCTGCCGAGCCTGCCCTTCCCTCAGGACAGTATCGACCCCTTGTCCTATCCCGCCTCCTCCCAGGGCCTCCAGGCTGGGCATCTAGCCCTCCCACATGGACACCTGGGTCCCTGCTGAGGCCATTATCCATTCAAATCAGTGATATGTTGTGAGTCCCCAGCTTCCTGCAAAGCTGTTTTAGCAGAAAAAAGTGACTGCCTTAAAGACAGATCAAAATGGAGAGTTTTGAGTGTTCCCCTTTTCAAGCATGCTATGCTAGAGGCAGGCAGATTTTCCTACTCTTGTgtctgaatgaaatgagcatttCCTCTGTGAATATGGCTGCTCTGGAGCACCAAAGGCTATGTCCTGGCCTGGAAAGACTCCCAGGCTTTGTCAGCTGGGGGTGAGCCTTGGAGGTGCTGTGTGCTCTCACGTGTTTCTTAGGTCCCTGGGAGCCCTGAGGAGGGGGCCGAGGGAGGGGCTTCAGGGTTTGTGTGAGCTAGCAGTCCCTGGGAAAGTGTTTCTCTTGGCCCAAGTGTGGGGCAGGCTGCCACCACGGGGAATG
The Sminthopsis crassicaudata isolate SCR6 chromosome 4, ASM4859323v1, whole genome shotgun sequence genome window above contains:
- the INTS3 gene encoding integrator complex subunit 3 isoform X1, whose product is MEIQKGKGGAAAAASGTAAGGGGAGAGAPGGGRLLLSTSLDAKDELEERLERCMSIVTSMTSGVSEREANDALNAHVCKGPPQHEEICLGLFTLVLTEPSQAQKCYRDLALVSRDGMNIVLNKINQILMEKYLKLQDTCRTQLVWLVRELVKSGVLGADGVCMTFMKQIAGGDVTAKNIWLAESVLEILTEQREWVLKSSILIAMAVYTYLRLIVDHHSTPQLQALRQKEVDFCISLLRERFMDCFMIGRDLVRLLQNVARIPEFELLWKDIVHNPQALSPQFTGVLQLLQSRTSRKFLACRLTPDMETKLLFMTSRVRFGQQKRYQDWFQRQYLSTPDSQSLRCDLIRYICGVVHPSNEVLSSDILPRWAIIGWLLTTCTSNVAASNAKLALFYDWLFFSPDKDSIMNIEPAILVMHHSMKPHPAITATLLDFMCRIIPNFYPPLEGHVRQGVFSSLNHIVEKRVLAHLAPLFDNPKLDKELRAMLREKFPEFCSSPSPPVEVKIEEPISMEMDNHMSDKDDNCYDNAEAAFSDDEEDLNSKGKKREFRFHPIKETVVEEPIDITPYLDQLDESLKDKVLLLQKGSDTEAQCEVMQEIVDQVLEEDFDSEQLSVLASCLQELFKAHFRGEVLPEEVTEESLEESVGKPLYLIFRNLCQMQEDNSSFSLLLDLLSELYQKQPKIGYHLLYYLRASKAAAGKMNLYESFAQATQLGDLHTCLMMDMKACQEDDVRLLCHLTPSIYTEFPDETLRSGELLNMIVAVIDSAQLQELVCHVMMGNLVMFRKDSVLNILIQSLDWETFEQYCAWQLFLAHNIPLETIIPILQHLKYKEHPEALSCLLLQLRREKPSEEMVKMVLSRPCHPDDQFTTSILRHWCIKHDELLAEHIKSLLIKNNSLPRKRQSLRSSSSKLAQLTLEQILEHLDNLRLNLTNTKQNFFSQTPILQALQHVQASCDEAHKMKFSDLFSLAEEYEDSSTKPPKSRRKAALSSPRSRKNATQPPNAEEESGSSSASEEEDTKPKPTKRKRKGSSAVGSDSD
- the INTS3 gene encoding integrator complex subunit 3 isoform X2 codes for the protein MISSAAQECRVAFYKRLERCMSIVTSMTSGVSEREANDALNAHVCKGPPQHEEICLGLFTLVLTEPSQAQKCYRDLALVSRDGMNIVLNKINQILMEKYLKLQDTCRTQLVWLVRELVKSGVLGADGVCMTFMKQIAGGDVTAKNIWLAESVLEILTEQREWVLKSSILIAMAVYTYLRLIVDHHSTPQLQALRQKEVDFCISLLRERFMDCFMIGRDLVRLLQNVARIPEFELLWKDIVHNPQALSPQFTGVLQLLQSRTSRKFLACRLTPDMETKLLFMTSRVRFGQQKRYQDWFQRQYLSTPDSQSLRCDLIRYICGVVHPSNEVLSSDILPRWAIIGWLLTTCTSNVAASNAKLALFYDWLFFSPDKDSIMNIEPAILVMHHSMKPHPAITATLLDFMCRIIPNFYPPLEGHVRQGVFSSLNHIVEKRVLAHLAPLFDNPKLDKELRAMLREKFPEFCSSPSPPVEVKIEEPISMEMDNHMSDKDDNCYDNAEAAFSDDEEDLNSKGKKREFRFHPIKETVVEEPIDITPYLDQLDESLKDKVLLLQKGSDTEAQCEVMQEIVDQVLEEDFDSEQLSVLASCLQELFKAHFRGEVLPEEVTEESLEESVGKPLYLIFRNLCQMQEDNSSFSLLLDLLSELYQKQPKIGYHLLYYLRASKAAAGKMNLYESFAQATQLGDLHTCLMMDMKACQEDDVRLLCHLTPSIYTEFPDETLRSGELLNMIVAVIDSAQLQELVCHVMMGNLVMFRKDSVLNILIQSLDWETFEQYCAWQLFLAHNIPLETIIPILQHLKYKEHPEALSCLLLQLRREKPSEEMVKMVLSRPCHPDDQFTTSILRHWCIKHDELLAEHIKSLLIKNNSLPRKRQSLRSSSSKLAQLTLEQILEHLDNLRLNLTNTKQNFFSQTPILQALQHVQASCDEAHKMKFSDLFSLAEEYEDSSTKPPKSRRKAALSSPRSRKNATQPPNAEEESGSSSASEEEDTKPKPTKRKRKGSSAVGSDSD